The following proteins come from a genomic window of Sesamum indicum cultivar Zhongzhi No. 13 linkage group LG10, S_indicum_v1.0, whole genome shotgun sequence:
- the LOC110012715 gene encoding uncharacterized protein LOC110012715: MADKKPTETRKQDDSRLFSENTKLQNNDHATISLVTTPFDGNNYFTWARSIRFALGARGKERFIDGTCTKPEQDKTEIEQWRRADCMVITWILNSISKDIAEAFLCTTSSRNLWLDLEARFGASNGPLLYQLQKEVSSVSQGNTSLAAYSIKLKKLWDEQATLDPPPICSCGAGTKFAEKTNFTQLIQFLMGLNDAYDQFLMGLNDAYDHIRNQILVMDPLPLMGRAYSMVLQVEKQREVNAKSLDFNK, from the coding sequence atggctGACAAGAAGCCAACAGAAACAAGAAAGCAAGACGATTCGAGGCTATTTTCAGAAAACACGAAACTACAGAACAATGATCATGCCACCATAAGCTTGGTGACAACCCCTTTCGACGGCAACAACTATTTCACATGGGCTAGATCAATCAGATTTGCCCTTGGTGCTAGAGGAAAAGAAAGGTTCATAGACGGAACCTGCACAAAGCCTGAACAAGACAAAACAGAAATCGAACAATGGAGGAGAGCAGACTGTATGGTCATCACCTGGATTCTCAACTCAATTTCAAAAGACATCGCTGAAGCCTTCTTGTGCACCACCTCTTCAAGAAACCTCTGGCTCGACTTAGAAGCAAGATTTGGCGCAAGCAACGGACCACTCTTGTACCAATTGCAAAAGGAAGTCAGTTCTGTGTCTCAGGGAAACACAAGTCTTGCTGCATATTCCATCAAACTCAAGAAGTTGTGGGATGAACAAGCCACCTTGGATCCACCGCCAATATGCTCCTGTGGAGCTGGAACGAAATTCGCAGAGAAAACCAATTTCACTCAACTCATCCAATTTTTGATGGGCTTGAATGATGCTTATGATCAATTTTTGATGGGCTTGAATGATGCTTATGATCACATCCGTAACCAAATTTTGGTGATGGATCCACTGCCTTTGATGGGAAGGGCATATTCCATGGTTCTACAAGTCGAAAAACAAAGGGAAGTAAATGCCAAGAGCcttgattttaataaataa
- the LOC105172393 gene encoding serine/threonine-protein phosphatase PP1 isozyme 9, translated as MMTMEGMMDEGVLDDIIRRLLEGKGGKQVQLSEAEIRQLCVNSRQIFLSQPNLLQLRAPIRICGDIHGQYQDLLRLFEYGGYPPSANYLFLGDYVDRGKQSLETICLLLAYKIRYPDKVFLLRGNHEDAKINRVYGFYDECKRRFNVRLWKIFTDCFNCLPVSALIDEKILCMHGGLSPELEKVDQINELPRPTEIPDNGLLCDLLWSDPDPRISGWADSDRGVSCTFGADAVAEFLKKNDLDLICRGHQVVEDGYEFFAKRRVVTIFSAPNYGGEFDNAGALLSVDEALVCSFEILKSAASSSKTPLKKPPKAGAH; from the exons atgATGACAATGGAAGGGATGATGGATGAGGGGGTGTTGGATGATATAATAAGGCGGCTGTTGGAAGGGAAAGGTGGGAAACAGGTGCAGCTCTCGGAGGCGGAGATCCGCCAGCTCTGCGTCAACTCCCGCCAAATCTTCCTCTCTCAGCCCAATCTCCTCCAGCTCCGTGCCCCTATCAGGATCTGCG GTGACATTCATGGACAGTACCAAGACCTTTTGAGGCTCTTCGAGTATGGTGGATACCCCCCTTCAGCAAATTACCTTTTTCTAGGTGATTATGTTGATAGAGGCAAGCAGAGTCTGGAAACAATATGCTTGCTATTGGCTTACAAAATAAGGTATCCTGATAAAGTTTTCCTCTTAAGGGGAAACCATGAAGATGCCAAAATCAACCGTGTCTATGGATTTTATGACGAATGCAAGAGGAGATTTAATGTTCGGCTTTGGAAGATATTTACTGACTGCTTTAATTGTCTGCCCGTTTCTGCACTCATAGATGAAAAGATACTCTGCATGCATGGAGGACTTTCTCCAGAGCTGGAAAAGGTGGATCAAATTAATGAACTTCCTAGGCCTACTGAGATTCCCGATAATGGTCTCCTGTGCGATTTGCTCTGGTCTGATCCCGATCCTAGGATAAGTGGTTGGGCTGATAGTGATAGGGGCGTTTCGTGTACTTTTGGAGCCGATGCAGTTGCTGagtttttgaagaaaaatgactTGGACCTCATTTGCAGAGGTCATCAG GTTGTGGAGGATGGGTATGAATTCTTTGCTAAAAGAAGAGTTGTCACGATATTTTCGGCTCCAAACTATGGTGGAGAATTCGACAATGCTGGTGCTCTTTTGAGCGTTGACGAAGCACTAGTATGTTCTTTTGAGATACTAAAATCTGCAGCAAGCAGTTCGAAGACACCACTGAAAAAG CCTCCTAAAGCTGGAGCCCACTGA
- the LOC105172789 gene encoding uncharacterized protein LOC105172789 → MMYRIIEVSHGYPLKDLKFLVKDRRTNDSELEVQQIIHLQSVANKLPDAFIDIKRVTKSHIPAKNVPARLEIPEAILTQSKISESQIRRKRGGPLGSKDANPRNKKEHIISINHDSNVTTSNVFKDKIPEPILSENSI, encoded by the exons ATGATGTATAGGATCATTGAAGTTTCACATGGATACCCACTGAAGGACTTGAAGTTCCTTGTTAAAG ATCGACGGACAAATGATAGTGAACTTGAAGTTCAACAAATCATACATTTGCAAAGTGTTGCCAATAAGTTACCAGATGCGTTTATAGATATCAAAAGGGTCACAAAATCACATATTCCAGCTAAAAATGTTCCAGCTCGTTTAGAAATTCCTGAAGCGATTCTTACTCAATCAAAGATATCTGAGTCACAAATACGCCGGAAGCGTGGTGGACCACTTGGCTCTAAAGATGCAAATCctagaaataaaaaggagCATATCATCTCAATTAATCATGACAGTAATGTGACCACTAGTAATGTCTTTAAGGATAAAATTCCTGAACCGATTTTATCTGAAAACTCAATATAA